In Rana temporaria chromosome 3, aRanTem1.1, whole genome shotgun sequence, a single window of DNA contains:
- the LOC120930814 gene encoding E3 ubiquitin/ISG15 ligase TRIM25-like yields MASELKAELKCSVCLNIFTHPVNLRCGHNFCLGCIDRVLDTQRGSGGYSCPVCRKGFKGRPALQKNITLSNIVENFLSAQPDWEESRVFCTHCVDSPVPAIRSCLHCEVSMCDKHLRDHEKSPEHIFTLSMERKKCSIHKWILEYYCTEDDTCVCVYCCEIGGHKGHQVKTLDEASEKKKETLRNFLQELLTKREETEKRVQSLQEHMRNIEKEAAGDTERVTVLFRDLRRRLEDLEKRVLREISGRAERISIFIRDLEIKEEELTEDGDDEDRERHEKLLYDGGGLDVAGVLHPGLSDIITEINAYIYIQEAADILLDVDTADNTLHISDDRKTLSWSGIGQNPPETPERFQFCPKVLSSQSFSSGQHYWELDVGGSQFWIVGLCYPSIARKGRRSEIGRNKKSWGVERYGAQYGVIHNSKWSHLPTNISRVHRVRIDLDYEAGRISFYDLCDPIRLLHTFTTTFTEPLHAGFGVLGGCIKICGGRPEV; encoded by the exons ATGGCGTCTGAGCTGAAAGCGGAGCTGAAATGTTCCGTCTGTCTGAACATTTTTACACATCCTGTAAACCTGAGATGTGGACACAACTTCTGCCTGGGTTGTATTGATCGTGTGCTGGATACACAGagggggtctggaggatattcctgTCCTGTCTGTAGAAAAGGGTTCAAAGGTCGTCCTGCACTGCAGAAGAACATAACATTGAGTAACATAGTGgagaatttcctgtctgctcagCCTGATTGGGAGGAGTCCAGGGTCTTCTGTACTCACTGTGTGGATTCTCCTGTACCTGCTATTAGATCCTGTCTACACTGTGAGGTTTCCATGTGTGATAAACACCTGAGAGACCACGAAAAGTCCCCAGAACACATCTTCACCTTGTCCATGGAGAGAAAGAAATGCTCCATCCATAAGTGGATCCTTgagtattactgcactgaggatgatacatgtgtctgtgtgtattgttGTGAGATCGGAGGACATAAAGGACACCAGGTGAAGACACTGGATGAGGCTtctgagaagaagaaggagacatTGAGAAATTTTCTGCAGGAACTTCTGAcaaagagagaggagacggagaAAAGGgtccagagtctgcaggaacacATGAGGAATATAGAAAAAGAAGCAgctggtgacacagagagagtcaCTGTCCTGTTTAGAGATCTCAGGAGACGTCTGGAAGATCTGGAGAAGAGAGTCCTGAGAGAAATCTCCGGGAGGGCAGAGCGGATCTCCATCTTCATCCGGGATCTGGAAATAAAGGaggaggagct tactgaggatggagatgatgaggacagagagagacatgagaagCTCCTctatgatggagggggtctggatgTGGCGGGGGTCTTACACCCAGGTTTATCTGATATAATAACAGAGATAAATGCATACatctatatacaggaagctgcagacatattactggatgtaGACACTGCTGATAATACTCTACACATATCCGATGACAGGAAAACTCTATCCTGGTCAGGTATAGGCCAGAATCCCCCAGAAACACCAGAGAGATTTCAGTTTTGTCCTAAGGTGTTAAGCAGTCAGAGTTTCTCTTCAGGGCAACATTACTGGGAATTGGATGTTGGAGGATCACAATTCTGGATAGTGGGGCTGTGTTACCCCAGTATAGCCAGGAAAGGAAGGAGGTCCGAGATTGGAAGGAATAAAAAGTCCTGGGGTGTGGAGAGGTATGGTGCTCAGTATGGGGTGATACATAACAGTAAATGGAGCCATTTACCCACCAATATTTCCAGAGTTCACAGAGTCCGGATAgatctggattatgaggccgggcggatctccttttatgatctgtgtgacccgatccgactcctccacaccttcaccaccaccttcactgagcccctaCATGCTGGGTTTGGTGTATTGGGAGGTTGTATAAAGATATGTGGGGGGAGGCCAGAGGTGTGA